GCATGCCGACTCCCCCCAAGGGGACGGATGCGCCGGTGATGGTGGAGGCGTTCGCGGTGTCGGACGTGGGGCGCACGCGCGACCATAACGAGGACGCGTTCGTGGTAGCCGACCTGTCGAACGGTGCGCCGATCCAGTTCGACCGCGTAATTCGGCAGCCGGCGGGCGCGGTGGGGCACCTCTTCATGGTGGCCGACGGGATGGGAGGGGCGGCCGCGGGGGAGCTGGCGAGCGAGACGGCGATCGACGTGGTCCTTCGCTACATGAGGGAGCAGTGGGCGCCGCGGCGCAGCGCCGATGCGCCGTCGTTTGTCCTGGCGCTGGAGACGGCGACCGACATCGCCAACACGTCGATCTTCCGGCATGCCGCGGAGCATCCGGAGCTGCGCGGGATGGGGACGACGGCGACGATTGCCGGGCTGCTGGGCGATGCGCTGTATCTGGCGCAGGTGGGCGATTCGCGCGCCTATCTCGTGCGCGACGGCGTGGCGCGGCAGATCACGAAGGACCAGTCGTTGATGCAGAAGCTGATCGAGGCGGGGGAGATCACGGAGGAAGAGGCGGAGATCAGCGAGCGGCGGAACATCATCCTGCAGGCGCTGGGGCCGGAAGCGATCATCCGGATCGACCTCACGCACCAGCGCGTGCGTCGCGGCGACATCCTGGTGTTGTGCTCGGACGGGCTGTCGGGGATCGTGCGCGCCGACGAGATCGGACGCGCCTTCGCGGAGGAGCCCGACCTACAGATGGCGTGCCGGCGGCTGGTGGCCACGGCGAACGCGCTCGGCGGTCCGGACAACATCACGGTGGTATCGGCGCGCTTCGACGGCACTGGGCTCGGGCAACCTAACGACGACGACCAGGTGGGGCACCGGATCTTTGCGATTCCGGGGCGGGAGGTGGGGCCGGGGGAGTCGGTGGAGGAGCTGCTGCAGGCGAAGACGGCGCAGATGGAGGCGGTGTTCCAGAAGACGCCCCTGGAGTTGCCGCCGGCGGTGCGGCTGGCGCGGCAGGAGAAGTCGCTGGTGTATCGCGGTGTGCTCGCGGCGGCGGCGGTGGTGCTTGGCGGGTATCTCGTCTGGCGTCTCGTGCAGTTGCTCGCGCTGGGGTGACCGCTCGCGAGAGGGGTGTGTGGGGGGCGAACCACGACTCCCTCTCCAACGCCTCTCGCTTAGACGTTCGCGAGAGGGGGTGTGCGGGGGGCGAACCACGACTCCCTCTCCAACGCCTCTCGCTTATACGCTCGCGAGGGGGGTGTGCGGGGGGCTCACCACGACTCCCTCTCCAACGCCTCTCGCTTATACGCTCGCGAGGAGGGTGTGCGGGGGGCGCGGACTTGGGGACGGCTCTGGAGAGGGAAAGGCGCTGCGCGCTTTCCCCTTCCGAAGCGATGGGGAGGCGCGGACTGTTTGTGGGGGAGAGGGGGGTGTTGCCCCACGTTTTTCCCCGTGTGACTCCGTGACTCCGTGTGTCCTCTGTGTTGAAAAAGCACCCGCGCACGACACTTGGCGCACGCGGACTCTGCAGGGATAGCGACCTGTTAACGCGCGGCGAGGCGGCGGGCGGCGGCTTCCTGCATGGGGCGTTCGCCGCCCCAGGCGCAGAGGGTGGGGATGTCGGGGGGGAGTTGGGCGGCGAGGCGGGGGTGGCTGAACTGGGCGATGTAGACGTCTCGCCGGTTGGCCCTGGCGGTGGCGTGCAGCTGGCGGAGGCGGTCGAGCGACGCCGGCGAGTAGCCGGGGCGTCCTTTCCAGGCGCGGATGTCGCCAAAGAGGGCGATGACGAGGGGCTTGGCGCTGCCGCCGGGGATAGGCTCGAGTTCGACGTCGACGCCGAGGGTGCCTAACGTGTCGATGAGGGGCTGGCGGCTGGGGGGCGGGTAGGGGCCGCCCAGGTCGTCGTCGATGATGGCGAGGCCGATGCGGGGGCCGAGTGGGGGGATGGGGGCGTGGAGGATCTGGAGGGCGCGGTCGGCGAAGTGGCGCCCCTCGGTGAGGTCGGCGTCGCTGACTGGGCGGACGGACTCCGGGGTGAAGGCCCAGCGGGCCCAGTGGTCGCGGCGGGCGAGCGAGGCGTCGAGCTGCTTGCGGCTGACGGAGCGGCCGGCGGCGTTCTCGATCGCGAGGAGGGTCGCAGCGGGGTCGTGCGGATAGAGCAGAAGGTCGCACCCGGCGACGAGCGCGCGAAGCGCGGCGTGCCCTTCCCCGCCCTCGCCCTGCACGCCGGCCATGATCATCGCGTCGGTGACGACGAGGCCGTCGAAGCCCAGCTCGTCGCGGAGGAGGGCGTGGACGATGGCCGGGGAGCAGGTGGCCGGGGCGCCACTGGGGTCGAGGGCGGGGTAGGCGACGTGCGCCGTCATGATGGACGCCACGCCGGCGTCGATGGCGGCGAGGAAGGGGGCGAGGTCGAGCTGCAGCTCCTCGCGCGTGGCGGTGACGACGGGGAGGACGGCGTGCGAGTCGGTGGTGGTGCGCCCGTGTCCGGGGAAGTGTTTGGCGCAGGCCAGCATCCCCTCCCCCTGGATGGCGTCGATGAGCTCGATGACGCCCGCGCTGACTAACTCGGTGCTGCTTCCTAACGAGCGCGTCCCGACGATGGGGTTGTTTGGCTCCAGGTCGAGGTCGGCGACGGGGGCATAGGTCCAGTTGACGCCGATGGCCAGCGCCTCGCGCGCGGTGAGGCGGCCGGCGACGCGGAGGGCGAGCGGATCGCCTAACGAGGCGAGCGCGGCGAGCGGGGGGAGCGCGGTGCAGCCGGCGAACTGCTGCCCCGCCCCCCGCTCGAGATCGGCGGCGATGAGGAGCGGATGCCGCGAGGCGGCGCGGAGCTGTGCGGTGAGCGCGGCGACGGCGCCCTGCGTTCCGCCAAAGACGATGAAGCCGCCGACACCCAGGGCGAGGGCGCGCTCGATCTCCGGCGCGGCGTGCTCGAAGCCGCGGTCGGGGTCCCAGCGGATGGAGGGGAGGAGAAGCTGGGCGAGGTCGCTCATGGCTCGTGGGTGAGGGCGGGTGGGTGAATGGTAGGGGGATGGGGGGGGCGGGGGGAGGCTTTGCTTGGGTGCTTGGGTGAGGGAGGGTAACTGCGGTCTCACGCGAAGGCGCGAGGGGGGTCGGGGGGAAGGGCTGGGGTGGTGGCCCGGGAGATCATGGGCAACTGCGGGTGTCACGCGAAGGAGCGAAAGGGGGCGCGCGCGCGAGAGAGCATCGCGCGCCGCCGCATTCGCGTCTTCGCGTCCTCGCGTCTTCGCGTCTTCGCGTCTTCGCGTGACACCGCTCTTCCCCACGCCAACGCGCCCGCCCGGCGACAGCGCCCGGTGACAGCGCCCGCCGCCTGCGCGCCCTGATTGTCCGTCCGCACAATCCCGCAGCGCTCGGAGGGCAACTGCGGGGAAACGTCAGGCAAGCTCCTGATGATTGACGGGTCGCCGTCGGCGCATCGTGGGCTTTATCTGTGCAGAGGGTTTTCATGAGTCGGCGGATGACGAGCACCGCGATCGTGGTGGGGGCCATTCTCGTGGCCTCGGTGATCGCGGTCTGGTTCGGGGAGCGCACTTGGCGGCGCGCCTCAGATGCGGCGTTCGCGCAAGTGGCCTCGCGCGCGGATTCGGCGGCGCGGGGCGATTCTGCAACGCGGAGCGGGCGGGCCAGGTCGTTCGCGCCGCAGTCGCTCGACGGACTCCCGGCGCCGGTGGCGCGCTACTTCCGACTGGTGCTGATCCCCGGCATGCGCATGGTGCGCCTGGCCTACATCGATCATGCCGGAGACTTCGCCCTGGAGCCAAACGACTGGAAGCCGTTCACGTCGCGACAGCTCTACTCCACGGCGCCGCGCGCCTTCGTGTGGGACGCGGCGATCCGCATGTTCCCCCTCGTCCCGGTGCGCGTGCGCGATGCCTATCGCGATGGGCGCGGGAGCACCCTGGGGGCGATTGGCGGGACGGTGACGATGGTCGATCAGGCGGGGACGCCAGCGTTGGCGCGCGCGGCGTTGCTGCGATATCTCGCCGAATCGGCATGGCTGCCGACGGCGCTCCTCCCGTCAGAGGGGGTGCAGTGGACGGCGATCGATGATTCGACGGCCCAGGCAACGGTCGCCGACGCGAAAGTCGAGGTCTCGATGGACGTCCACTTCGCGCCCACGGGCGAAATCGCGCGCATCACGGCGCTGCGGGAGCGAGACGTGAACGGGACGCCGGTGCTGACGCCGTGGGTGGGCGAGTTCTCGCACGAGCTGCTCTCGGTGGGCGGGATGAAGATTCCCGTGTCGGCGGCGGTGAAGTGGGTGCTGCCGGAGGGGGAGCACGTGTACTGGCGGGGGAAGGTGAGGGGGGTAAGGTATGACTTCCGGTAGGGGAGCCTGGGAAAGGCAAAGGCAACTGCTTGTCACACGAAGACACGAAGGCACGAAGGGGGCGGCGATGGAGCGGGCGATGGGCGCTGAGCTCTTGGCTTCCTCGTGTCTTCGTGCTTTGTGTGAGACCGAACTTTCCTGGCGCCCCCTGCCCTACGCCGGCGTGAGCTTTCCCAGTACCCGCCCCCCCGCCGCACCGGTCGCCGCCGGGACATTGCCGGGCGCCCCCGTCAGGTGCAGGTAGCCTAACAAGGCAAAGGCGACGGCTTCCTTGGCCTCCCCATCATAGAAGACGTCATCGAAGCGCACGACCTTGCGCCCGGGAATGAGCGCCTCGAGTGCGTCGATGAGGGCGGGGTTCCTCGCGCCGCCGCCGGAGACGACGACGTCCTCGATGGGCTCGGGGAGGAAGCGGCGATAGGCGTCGGCGATGGAGCGCGCGGTGAAGGCGACGGCGGTGGCGATGATGTCGGCGGGGGTCGCCCCGGCGCGCACGGCGCGGCACTGGGCGATGAAGTTGGCGATGTAGCCGGGGGTGAACAGCTCGCGCCCCGTGCTCTTGGGCGGGGGGGCGCTGAAGTAGGGGTCGCGCAGGGCGGCCTCGACGACGTCGTCGATGGGGATACCCTGGCGGGCAAGCTGTCCGTCGACATCGTAGCGCATGCCGGAGACTAGGGCGCGCGTCACGCCGTCGATGACGACGACGCCGGGGCCGGTGTCGAAGGCGCGGACGCCGCCTGTTCCCCCGTTAGGCGGGACGACACTCACGTTGCCGATCCCTCCGATGTTCTGCAGCGCTCGCCAGTGCGTGGCGCTGAAGAGGAGGCAGTCGGCCATGGGAACGAGCGGGGCCCCCTGCCCTCCCGCCGCCATGTCGCGCACGCGGAAATCCGAGATGACGGGGACACCCACACGCTCGGCGATCACCGAGCTCTCGCCTATCTGCCACGTGCTGTGGCCGGGGACGTGCCAGACGGTCTGCCCGTGCGAGGCGATGGCCGCGATCTCGCGGCGCGGGACGCCCGAGGCGGCGATCACCTGGATGGCGGCGCGGGCGAGGCGTTCTCCCAGGTCGAAGTTGAGGCGGCAGTATTCCTCCGGCGTCCCCTCGCGCAAGGCGCGCGCGAGGCGGTCGCGCTCTTCCTCGTCATAGGCGAGGACGTCGTAGGCGAGGAGCTCGGACGAGACGCGCGCCCCGTCACGTGCAAAGCGCACGACGGCGGCGGAGATTCCGTCGAGCGAGGTT
Above is a genomic segment from Gemmatimonadaceae bacterium containing:
- a CDS encoding serine/threonine-protein phosphatase, which codes for MKTPIETRAARMPTPPKGTDAPVMVEAFAVSDVGRTRDHNEDAFVVADLSNGAPIQFDRVIRQPAGAVGHLFMVADGMGGAAAGELASETAIDVVLRYMREQWAPRRSADAPSFVLALETATDIANTSIFRHAAEHPELRGMGTTATIAGLLGDALYLAQVGDSRAYLVRDGVARQITKDQSLMQKLIEAGEITEEEAEISERRNIILQALGPEAIIRIDLTHQRVRRGDILVLCSDGLSGIVRADEIGRAFAEEPDLQMACRRLVATANALGGPDNITVVSARFDGTGLGQPNDDDQVGHRIFAIPGREVGPGESVEELLQAKTAQMEAVFQKTPLELPPAVRLARQEKSLVYRGVLAAAAVVLGGYLVWRLVQLLALG
- a CDS encoding anhydro-N-acetylmuramic acid kinase, which encodes MTVVVGLMSGTSLDGISAAVVRFARDGARVSSELLAYDVLAYDEEERDRLARALREGTPEEYCRLNFDLGERLARAAIQVIAASGVPRREIAAIASHGQTVWHVPGHSTWQIGESSVIAERVGVPVISDFRVRDMAAGGQGAPLVPMADCLLFSATHWRALQNIGGIGNVSVVPPNGGTGGVRAFDTGPGVVVIDGVTRALVSGMRYDVDGQLARQGIPIDDVVEAALRDPYFSAPPPKSTGRELFTPGYIANFIAQCRAVRAGATPADIIATAVAFTARSIADAYRRFLPEPIEDVVVSGGGARNPALIDALEALIPGRKVVRFDDVFYDGEAKEAVAFALLGYLHLTGAPGNVPAATGAAGGRVLGKLTPA